The following proteins come from a genomic window of Actinomarinicola tropica:
- a CDS encoding roadblock/LC7 domain-containing protein gives MTDLSAAASNVNWLVSNFVERVPGVNEAVVVSSDGLPMAVSKGLSREAADRFAAVASGFIGLAYGAAGRFGGGAVNEVIVEMERAFLFVTGISDGSCLAVVATSECDVGLVGYEMALLVEKAGAVLTPELRAELQGALPR, from the coding sequence ATGACCGATCTGAGCGCAGCTGCAAGCAACGTCAACTGGCTGGTCTCGAACTTCGTCGAGCGGGTCCCGGGCGTCAACGAGGCCGTCGTGGTCTCCTCTGACGGCCTCCCCATGGCGGTCTCGAAGGGCCTGTCGCGGGAGGCGGCCGACCGGTTCGCCGCCGTCGCCTCGGGCTTCATCGGTCTCGCCTATGGTGCGGCCGGCCGTTTCGGCGGCGGCGCCGTGAACGAGGTGATCGTGGAGATGGAGCGGGCGTTCTTGTTCGTCACCGGCATCAGCGACGGCTCCTGCCTCGCTGTGGTGGCGACCAGCGAGTGCGACGTCGGCCTCGTCGGCTACGAGATGGCGCTGCTCGTCGAGAAGGCTGGTGCCGTCCTGACGCCCGAGCTGCGGGCCGAACTGCAAGGAGCGTTGCCCCGGTGA
- a CDS encoding glycosyltransferase family 2 protein, with translation MSSTSGDDRRGDDRLTVVVVHWNRAAHCLRSLERLDAQGAPVRALVVDNGSRPAELDLLRSGLPAWAEVLELGRNAGFGPAANAGFRRWLAEGAGEWVGLMPHDAMPDEGTLAELLAVAAARPRLGFVSADVGDGATPVVDPYFGGITRPPSVESGFEPADHPHGTLMLARRRALEDVGLFDERYFAYCEEADLGLRALAAGWEVGLVRGAMVRNPEMGPGSAAVAYLQLRNTLLLVREHSGRYHAAIRLLVALAQITRSLVDARARDHLHHPSARLWAIVDFLRGRLGPPPARLQPS, from the coding sequence CTGAGCTCCACCAGCGGCGATGACCGCCGCGGCGACGACCGCCTGACCGTCGTCGTCGTCCACTGGAACCGCGCCGCGCACTGCCTGCGCTCGTTGGAGCGCCTGGACGCGCAGGGCGCCCCGGTGCGTGCGCTGGTCGTCGACAACGGGTCGCGCCCCGCGGAGCTGGACCTCCTGCGGTCCGGCCTGCCGGCGTGGGCCGAGGTGCTCGAGCTCGGGCGCAACGCCGGGTTCGGACCGGCCGCCAACGCGGGGTTCCGGCGCTGGCTCGCAGAGGGGGCGGGGGAGTGGGTCGGCCTCATGCCGCACGACGCCATGCCCGACGAGGGCACCTTGGCCGAGCTGCTCGCGGTGGCGGCGGCCCGGCCCCGGCTGGGGTTCGTCAGCGCCGATGTGGGCGACGGGGCGACCCCGGTCGTCGACCCGTACTTCGGCGGCATCACCCGGCCGCCGTCGGTCGAGTCGGGCTTCGAACCTGCCGACCACCCGCACGGCACGCTCATGCTCGCCCGGCGCCGCGCCCTCGAGGACGTCGGTCTCTTCGACGAGCGCTACTTCGCCTACTGCGAGGAGGCGGACCTCGGGCTGCGGGCGCTGGCGGCCGGCTGGGAGGTGGGGCTCGTGCGCGGCGCGATGGTCCGGAACCCCGAGATGGGCCCGGGCAGCGCAGCGGTCGCCTACCTCCAGCTGCGCAACACGCTGCTGCTCGTACGTGAGCACTCGGGGCGCTACCACGCGGCGATCCGGCTGCTCGTCGCGCTGGCGCAGATCACCCGATCGCTGGTCGATGCACGCGCCCGGGACCACCTCCACCACCCGTCGGCCCGCCTGTGGGCGATCGTCGACTTCCTGCGGGGCCGCCTGGGCCCGCCGCCGGCGCGGCTGCAGCCGAGCTGA
- a CDS encoding sensor histidine kinase encodes MKVGTKLLAVVLPPLLVLVAVAGIGAKDRLDEAADARTAETYVELARSSAFAMDALQNERSLSVLAVVDPDAAEGLEQQRSATDATLADFADQVDDLGTTDPLRVIGDAAVARQADIATIRASVDRGSIDPLIVNTWYIDTIARQLDVATGVSNEVPFPEVSADLTALVSLARAWEGAAQVQSALTLALGQDEFDVAGRQWRVLVEATSNAEEYGELFFAMATPEQAAAVRRQLQSQDATRATEFRLSVIDAMAPYIQWLTSGEDNDGRANSIAAALDDLEPPVEALTPQEWITLSDQVVAAQAVVGLEMLDSVESTVSDARSDTEREALIFLLVAVASVIGSAALAFLVARRITRPLRSLTEAADRLSGEQLPALVERLKSPSSGGGEVILEPISMNRSDEIGHLADAFDSIQRVTVEVAEEQQSLLKKGIGDIFVNLARRNQTLLDRQIEFIDQLESQEEDPDVLEDLFKLDHLATRMRRNAESLLVLAGIETGHRRSRPVALADVVRVAIGEVEDFARLNLVAMDDAVVTGAAAMDVAHLLSELMENATSFSPPETSVEILGHQNADGTYVLSISDQGIGMSDEQFAETNKLLAEPPLVGLTLSRSLGFTVVGRLAARFSIDVRLTSSPTGGVTALVTLPTAILESSSISVEEAPAQPEPAATVAEPEPQPATPPSAAFAPAPVAEQATPEPAAEYVPDVPAPDSLATAVPEGAAFDAGLAALMGDDVDAPATEHDAPFAAPAPVDAAPSFDEPAPAAEPATASAPEPARTASGLVKRVPKSAGTATQEEPRPTAEAPIARTQRSPEEVRAMLSRYRSGLHRGREADSPNGEGSN; translated from the coding sequence ATGAAGGTGGGGACGAAGCTCCTGGCCGTCGTGCTCCCACCGCTGCTGGTCCTGGTGGCCGTGGCGGGGATCGGCGCGAAGGACCGGCTCGACGAAGCCGCCGACGCCCGCACCGCCGAGACCTACGTCGAGCTGGCCCGTTCGTCGGCGTTCGCCATGGACGCCCTCCAGAACGAGCGCTCGCTGTCCGTCCTCGCCGTCGTCGACCCCGACGCCGCCGAGGGCCTCGAGCAGCAGCGCAGCGCCACCGACGCCACGCTGGCCGACTTCGCCGACCAGGTCGACGACCTGGGCACGACCGATCCGCTGCGGGTCATCGGCGACGCCGCCGTCGCCCGCCAGGCCGACATCGCCACGATCCGGGCCTCGGTCGACCGCGGCTCGATCGACCCGCTGATCGTCAACACCTGGTACATCGACACCATCGCCCGCCAGCTCGACGTGGCGACGGGCGTGTCGAACGAGGTGCCGTTCCCCGAGGTGTCCGCCGACCTGACCGCGCTGGTGTCGCTCGCTCGTGCCTGGGAGGGCGCCGCCCAGGTCCAGTCGGCCCTCACCCTGGCGCTTGGCCAGGACGAGTTCGACGTCGCCGGCCGCCAGTGGCGTGTCCTCGTCGAGGCCACCAGCAACGCCGAGGAGTACGGCGAGCTGTTCTTCGCCATGGCCACCCCCGAGCAGGCCGCCGCCGTCCGGCGCCAGCTCCAGAGCCAGGACGCCACGCGTGCCACGGAGTTCCGCCTCTCGGTGATCGACGCCATGGCCCCCTACATCCAGTGGCTCACCAGCGGTGAGGACAACGACGGTCGGGCCAACTCGATCGCCGCCGCCCTCGACGACCTCGAGCCGCCGGTCGAGGCGCTCACCCCCCAGGAGTGGATCACGCTGAGCGACCAGGTCGTCGCGGCCCAGGCGGTCGTCGGCCTCGAGATGCTCGACTCGGTCGAGTCCACCGTCAGCGACGCCCGCTCCGACACCGAGCGTGAGGCGCTGATCTTCCTCCTCGTCGCCGTCGCCTCGGTGATCGGCTCCGCGGCCCTCGCCTTCCTCGTGGCCCGGCGGATCACCCGTCCGCTCCGCAGCCTCACCGAGGCGGCCGACCGCCTCTCCGGCGAGCAGCTGCCGGCCCTGGTCGAGCGGCTCAAGAGCCCGAGCTCCGGCGGCGGCGAGGTCATCCTCGAGCCCATCTCCATGAACCGCAGCGACGAGATCGGCCACCTGGCCGACGCGTTCGACTCGATCCAGCGGGTGACGGTCGAGGTCGCCGAGGAGCAGCAGTCGCTCCTCAAGAAGGGCATCGGCGACATCTTCGTCAACCTCGCCCGCCGCAACCAGACGCTCCTCGACCGCCAGATCGAGTTCATCGACCAGCTGGAGTCGCAGGAGGAGGACCCCGACGTCCTCGAGGACCTGTTCAAGCTCGACCACCTCGCCACCCGCATGCGGCGCAACGCCGAGTCGCTGCTCGTGCTCGCGGGCATCGAGACCGGGCACCGCCGGTCCCGCCCCGTGGCGCTCGCCGACGTGGTCCGCGTGGCCATCGGCGAGGTCGAGGACTTCGCCCGGCTGAACCTCGTCGCCATGGACGACGCCGTCGTCACCGGCGCCGCGGCCATGGACGTCGCCCACCTCCTCTCCGAGCTCATGGAGAACGCCACCTCGTTCTCGCCGCCGGAGACGAGCGTCGAGATCCTCGGCCACCAGAACGCCGACGGCACCTACGTCCTGTCGATCTCCGACCAGGGCATCGGCATGAGCGACGAGCAGTTCGCCGAGACGAACAAGCTCCTCGCCGAGCCCCCGCTCGTCGGCCTGACCCTCAGCCGCTCGCTCGGCTTCACCGTCGTCGGGCGCCTCGCCGCTCGGTTCTCCATCGACGTGCGCCTCACCTCCTCGCCGACCGGCGGCGTCACCGCCCTGGTGACGCTGCCCACCGCGATCCTCGAGTCGTCGAGCATCAGCGTCGAGGAGGCTCCGGCCCAGCCCGAGCCGGCGGCCACCGTCGCCGAGCCCGAGCCGCAGCCGGCCACCCCGCCGTCGGCGGCGTTCGCGCCCGCCCCGGTCGCTGAGCAGGCCACTCCGGAGCCCGCCGCCGAGTACGTCCCCGACGTCCCGGCCCCGGACTCGCTGGCCACCGCCGTCCCCGAGGGCGCAGCCTTCGACGCCGGCCTGGCGGCCCTGATGGGCGACGACGTCGATGCGCCGGCCACCGAGCACGACGCGCCGTTCGCCGCACCGGCCCCGGTCGATGCCGCTCCGTCCTTCGACGAGCCCGCGCCGGCGGCCGAGCCGGCCACGGCCAGCGCCCCCGAGCCCGCCCGCACCGCATCGGGCCTGGTGAAGCGGGTGCCGAAGAGCGCGGGCACCGCCACCCAGGAGGAGCCCCGGCCCACGGCCGAGGCGCCCATCGCCCGCACCCAGCGTTCCCCGGAGGAGGTCCGGGCCATGCTGTCCCGCTACCGCTCCGGCCTGCACCGTGGCCGTGAAGCCGACTCGCCGAACGGCGAGGGATCGAACTGA
- a CDS encoding GTP-binding protein — MPVKIIVAGGFGVGKTTFVGSVSEIAPLTTEAAMTSHSEGIDDLSKATGKTSTTVAMDFGRISLGTDLVLYLFGTPGQPRFHFMWDDLVRGAIGAVVLVDSNRLEDSFPAVDYFEGRDVPFVVAHNIFGAEPSHSLDELREALAVPEDVPMTTCDARDRNSTKVALIELVQHALVRASAST, encoded by the coding sequence ATGCCCGTCAAGATCATCGTCGCCGGCGGCTTCGGCGTCGGGAAGACCACGTTCGTCGGGTCGGTCTCCGAGATCGCCCCGCTGACGACCGAAGCGGCGATGACCTCGCACAGCGAGGGCATCGACGACCTGTCGAAGGCGACCGGCAAGACGTCGACGACCGTGGCCATGGACTTCGGTCGCATCTCGCTCGGGACCGACCTCGTCCTCTACCTGTTCGGCACGCCGGGCCAGCCCCGCTTCCACTTCATGTGGGACGACCTCGTGCGTGGCGCCATCGGCGCGGTCGTGCTGGTCGACAGCAACCGCCTGGAGGACTCGTTCCCGGCGGTCGACTACTTCGAGGGCCGCGACGTGCCCTTCGTCGTCGCGCACAACATCTTCGGCGCCGAGCCCAGCCACTCGCTCGACGAGCTCCGTGAGGCGCTCGCCGTGCCGGAGGACGTGCCGATGACCACCTGCGACGCGCGGGACCGCAACTCGACGAAGGTGGCGCTCATCGAGCTCGTCCAGCACGCGCTGGTCCGGGCGTCCGCGTCCACCTGA
- a CDS encoding DUF742 domain-containing protein: MSTPEGPSENDLGVRIRPYALTGGRTRPGTDLAIEAMVATTSEGLAAQDRLALERGRIVALCVTPQSLAEISAHLDIHLGVARVLVGDLAEEGYLAVNRPSHVGDRPDLRLLERVLDGLQAL, encoded by the coding sequence GTGAGCACACCAGAAGGTCCCTCCGAGAACGATCTCGGCGTGCGCATCCGTCCCTATGCCCTGACGGGCGGCCGGACGCGCCCCGGGACCGACCTGGCCATCGAGGCGATGGTCGCGACCACGAGCGAGGGGCTGGCCGCCCAGGACCGCCTCGCGCTGGAACGTGGGCGCATCGTGGCGCTGTGCGTCACGCCGCAGTCCCTCGCGGAGATCTCCGCCCACCTCGACATCCACCTCGGGGTGGCGCGCGTCCTCGTCGGCGACCTCGCCGAGGAGGGCTACCTCGCCGTCAACCGTCCCAGCCACGTCGGGGACCGCCCCGACCTGCGTCTCCTGGAAAGGGTCCTCGATGGCCTTCAGGCACTCTGA